The genomic DNA acacacagagagagagagagagagagagacacgcatatacatatacacactcTGAAAAaataacagtttttttaaaaaaacgttttatGGAAAAATTAATAGAATTCCAATTTCTACAGCATcgcctggtgtcacagtgttataacacatttataactttaaaaaaaaacactaatttcttcttataatattttgcatgAGTTTATCTGCTAAGAATGAGTGTCCATGCATAGATCTGCCGGCTTCAAGAAAGGCTAGTTATTTATGAAAGGCAGACGCAGACCTGGTGAGAAGAAAAAGCATTTAATCCAGAAAGTGTTGCTGATAACGTTTCAGAGCAATTGGTACTTTTGCAAGAAGCTATTGCAAATGCATCTCTTGTAGTCCCTTGACCCATTCACCTGGTGACCTTTAAGACAGTGCTAAAGGTTCAGTAGGTTTTAATTTATTAACCTAAGAACTTACAAGCATCATCTTTGAGGATGGCACTTTCCATGGTCGTTTCCATGCATGTGGGCATAATTTACAAAACATTACAGGTGAAAGTAACTTATGTGTCTGACCTATAGGGATGAAAAACACCCATGCCCTGGATTTAGTCTTATCAGGTTGTGCCACTTAGGCTAACACTGGTGGCCTAATCTTGCCATAATTAGCCGAGCACACTAGGGCAGTTTGTTACACGGTAAACACAAGTGTTAAATCTCTGAGTGCGCTCTAGCTCCACAGCTTGCTCCCTGCCAGAACAATgagatcagaggcagaagcatAAAAGCATTACAGCTCATTATACTTTCCAAGCTTTCTGAAGAGCATGCATACATCCCCACTCTAATGAGCACTTATGTAGCCTCTTGGAGCAGAAATGTTTTCTCCCCATCAGAATGTTAGCTCTGCATATGTGTCTTTAGAATGTAATTACCTGGCTTAAGGGATGCTGgcggagctgtggtctaaaccacagagcctagagcttgccgatcagaaggtcggcagtttgaatccccgcgacggagtgagctcccgttgttcggtccctgcttctgccaacctagcagtttgaaagcatgtcaagtgcaagtagataaataggtaccactccggtgggaaggtaaacggcgttttcgtgcgctgctctggtttcaccagaagcggcttggtcatgctggccacatgacctggaagctgtatgccggctccctcagccaataaagcgagatgagcgccgcaaccccagagtcatccgcttctggacctaacagccagggtccctttacctttttacctggcTTAAGATCCAGGGCTCCAATCCCACACCTTTGGGTGCAAATCCTATTAACTTAATAAATATAGGTTGTATTGCTGCCAGCACAATGATCCTTCCTGACCACCTGCCAGCTATGGTCAGGTCtatgtaattttaattttaatgaaatGTTCTGTTGTTATCCACCCATGTTTCTGTATCTTATGATGAGCAAACCATAAGGAAGTTGCATGGGAGAATCCTCTGTAATAGCATTTCCTTGTATGAATTTAGTCAGGCAAACACTCAGAGAAATTACCTTCAATGGTGGAAGGGTGAGGGTGGAGTTGGTGTGTATGGGTTTGCACCTCCTGCTATGGGCTCACCCAGTGATGTCCCCACACTTTTCAGGGATGAGTTTGCCCTCACCCTCCTCATCTTGGAAGATACTCAAGTTGGAAGGAGTTGTGGGGGCCCCCGGACTGGAATGCCCAGTTAGGACTTTCTAGTGAAGGGTATTTATGCTCCCTCCATCCACCCTTCTTCCTCTTTGTCTTCACAGAGCAACCTCCCACCCTCTTTTAAAGTGTGAGCTTGAGCCAAGTAGGAATTTTGGGGGGAGCCCCTGATTGGCACCCGGGACTTCTGTACTTTGCCTGTTTAATACTGTAGGGCTGCAGTTGGCTTGGTTGTTCTGGCCTGTTTGGCATTCTGTGCTGGCTAGTGAAGGAGGTTATGATAATAGTTGACTGCACTGCTACCCTAAGGCATTTTTGGGTTGGGGACACTCAGGAGTTACTACCCAAAGCACATGGCTTTGGGGGTCCTGTCCCTTCTGGGCCAGGGATGCAAGCCTGGAGCGTGTTTACAGCTCACACCCCCAGGGTTCATCTAGTAAGGAGGAAAGTTTATCTCATTCCTTGGCTGGGGAGCCACAAAATGTGAGTATACACATGCCCAGAGGTGGGgaaggggctgccccccccccccagctcctgaGCTAACTTCAACCACCCACCCTTATTTGATTTGGTTATTTTGTAGatcttctaattttattttattttgcaataatGTAACCTTTCCTCCAACTCAATTGTTTCACTACGTTTTCTGGGTGTAAGAGCAATAAGACTTGAATAGGGATTCAGTTTATAATGGGGGAAAGTGTCATAGTTTATCAGCCTTTGTTTCCCACAGTAATGTTGTTATTATCTGCAGATGCAGAGACCACCTTATCAGAAAGTCTGCTCTGCAAGATGAAATCAGGTCTTCTCATGGCAGCACCCAACCCTTTGATTCTCTCCCCACACCAACACCCATTGCCTCCCCGACCTGTTGAAGGCCTTCATTTTCcaacaagcaaaaataaataaatggttttttaTCTcattctgtatctgtatctgtactggatctgaatttgtttttatatgtgaaattattttaagtgttttcattgttatttttattattaaattgctttgaaatgtTTTGGGAATCAATTCAAACACAGAATGAAACAAATATGCCTTATGTTAAAGAGGGCATTGCATTCCTACCTGTTCAAACAATGCAGAGTTGTGTAGTCTCTTAAAAGACTTACCTATTTATTACAGTGCATGCTTTCCTGCGATGGAAAGTTATCCTGAGTTTTGAAGTAGATAAAAACATGGCTGTAGAGAGAGTCATGTTAGCTGTGAGGTGTAAGGAAAGTGAAATACAAGACATGCAGTGATAATTGCATTAAAAGTTGAATGTAAAGTACACTCTTCCCAAAGCAATGCTGTCTAAACACACAACTTTCCCTTCATAATTATGATACAGAAGCACTTGGTCTGTCTTCTCCAACCTCCATCTCCTTTGGaatctcccatcatctccaaccatCTGCCATGGTGCCTGTGGCTAATAAAAGCTAGTAGCTGAGTATCTAGAAGGCACTACGTTGGGAAAAGCCACCCTACAAAGATCATTGCAGGCAAGTAAGCAAGACAAATTATATTGCTGGATTGACATGCTACTTAAAGCAACCAGGTGCACACCAATCTTCTGCCAATTGGCACCATTCCATTGTAATAGGTAACTGGAAGCCTTGTTTAatatgatatttttttaaaaagattatcaggagtggggaacctgtggccctccagatgttgtttgactatcACTAAAACATCTATCTTGCTcagccattggcaatgctgggtGGTGTGGAGCCAAACAACCCTATTCTAGATACGCCCATCCACCCTGTGCCATAGTATTCAGTGAACCAAGACAATATTGAGCAATTTGGGGAATTTCCCTTCTATGTTCCTGTAGAATTAGTTTGTCAGCTCATTTCCTAAACATGCAAGTGCTGCCTTAAGTACAGTAACTATACAATAAGCAGAAATCCAACCTGTGGAGCTCATAGCACATACTTGCAATGACACAACcatgtttatttaatttatttatgccactttgggggtgggagaaggggaACACTTTGTGGGGGAAATACCTAACATTCATCATGGAAGACCAGAAGTTTTCAGAACACCAATAAGGAAGTAGCCTAGTTCACGTTGGGTTTCAATGCCACCCACCAACTACAGACCAACCTATCCCTGGCAGGTGGGCCCCAAGAGATTCCACAACCaaaaggaatgcggccctcaacATGAAACGTCTGCCCACCCCTGGAACAAAGCTTCCCCATGTACAAGTTGCAAAAGGCAAGGTCTCCAATTCAGTACACAAGGCTTATGCGCAATCAGCTGTACCTATACAGGGTTTGTTAAAACCTTCAGAATAATAAGTGAAGCTGGGGCAGTAGGTTCAAAGCAGATTTTCTGTCTCATACATCCCACCCAACACTGAACATGTGAACAGTGCTCTCCTCTTCTATTGCATAAATGAACTATCAAATTATTATAATTTCAGTTATTTTTAATGTCCGCTTCATGAATAATGTCTTGAAATATCACTTCATGGGCCAAAGTTagaaaacagaacattaaaacagAAGTTGCACTGAATAGTACACttaaagcaacacacacaaagGTAATTATACCATAACCTGTTTAAAACACCCCTTTTCTCTCGTGTAGCTAGACAAACTTGCcaatcaactttttttttgttctcaaTTCTTTTATTTAGGCACAATGCAAATACAAAAGTAATAAAATCCAATTTGGTGGAACCCTCTTTAGAACAGTCATTTAAAGGAAGAAGCCTGTTGAGAATAGATAGGGATCCTCTTCAGATTACCCTCTTGAGTTCATTTTAAACCCTACCAAAAATGCAGTGACTACTTTTCTGCACGGTATGTATATACATCACAGCAATCGATTTTGTGGCTATCCATAGCTGCTGCTCACCTGGTTTTTGCCCTGGGATGCTGGATCACCATAATGTACTACAAATCCCACATTCTGTGATGTGAAAACTACAATCATACGAGAAGGATAAAGTATGCAGATTTAGACAAAGCGAACCATGATTCAGTATCTTAATTTTGGTTGTATTTTTAAACACAGAACAATCACTTTCGTTTTCTCCAGTTCTGCTTGCTCTGAACAGAACATAATTTAACAATGGAAATGCAGGGTCAAGAAACATTAATGAAGAGCACTGGGAGGCAACTAAAGCTTGTACTGGACCAAATTTTCACTTCTCAACTAATGGAAGGCCATATAAAGCCTTCAAGTTTCTATGCAATGGATAACAGCTCTTTATGCAGTTGTTTtgggcttgtttttttaaaaaactttgctCAAGTTCCCAAAGGAACTATTAGATTCTATGTCAGCAGCCATGTTTTCCAACCAATTATGACCACAACATTGCAGCTTTTTATGGGATACAGCTAAGTGTGTGATGGATGTCTGCCAGATTGCAACCTTCAAACACACCAATAAAGCACGGGACAAGGAACTGTGGCTTTCCCCACCTATTCTGCCCCTTGTATCCAGCTATCCCATACCTGCAGGCAGGAGCAGGACTACTTCTATGTCCAGTCAAGGTAGACTATAGGACATGGGAGAACAGTTGGAAACCACCAGAGCCACTGCATTTCATGCTTTATTGGCTGATTTAACGGGGGACACATGCAGGAGCTGGATCCAGCCAAAGATAGTTGGTACCATTGAAATAAATATGGAAAGGCCGGGTAGTGTCCACCACTAGTCATCCTCAgaatagacccagtgaaatttATGGACACGACTCATTTCACTGGGTCTAATCTGAACAGAATAAAGTTGGACACAACTCTTAGTCATCATGACTCACGTCAAGTCCCACTGAATGAAACCCAAGTGCAACCAACTTAATTTAGATGCAACTCCCGTTCTCTGGATTGAAACTTGACACATCTGCTTGCAGGAACTTGAGCTGAAGACACATCCTGCATTCCAGCAAGATGGCAGGTGATGGTCTCTGTCCCCACATCCCCAAACAATCTACCCCCAAAGCTCTAATGTTTAAAATCCCTCCATCttaaatagcaaaacaaaataacatcCAGTAGATTGGAGCTGGACAAAGTTGGTTGAATTTAGTTGCAATGGTAAAGCACATCTAGAATTAGGATTTGGCCTGCAACCTTTTAGTGTTGTTTGCCCCAATGGAAGAAAATCGCAACGAAATTTGGCACGAGAAACAGAACAGTGATTCTGTAATGGGGATAAATATACCTATTGGGGAGCAGGATAAACTTGCAAGGCAGATTGAAGCACTGCACTAGTCACAGAAAGATTCTATTCTTCTTAGAATACGGATGGAGAACCAGTGACCCTCAAGGTGTTGTTATACTAGAGCTCCTATCATCCCCTGaatattagccatgctggctggggctggtgggagctggaaggTCATCATCATCCAGAGGCCCACAGGTCCACTACCAACATCTGATATAAAGCTGGTCCATCTGATTTGTCAACGCTTTTGCTCGGAAATACAAAAGTCAAAAGATAGTTTACAAACAATTTCTCCCTTGAAAAACATCTCAGTATCACAAAACCCCCACAACCAAACAAAAATGTGAGTTAAggctctgttggggggggggggagaaagacggaaattctacattaaaaaaagatcCAGTGTTTTCAGACAAACAGGATCGTTTGAGAAATGCCACTAAGATAACGAACGAGTCAGCAAAATtctattttattatcatttttaaattaACATCTATGaagattttacaaaaaaaaatggataaacttctggcaactgctgcttttttaaaaatctgctaatagaaagcagggtgggggaaaaacttttttctttGTACAAACTCTGTTAAAACTGGAACTGTACCTTTGACAACAAAGTGTTAAAAGGAGTTCAGatgccccagctcagctggctatTTTACAGACAACGCACCCCTTCACCACCCTGCTAGTTCTTAAAATGCACCAATCTCCGTTCCCCATGGTCTATAAGGTTTGCCAAGGCCGGCCGACTGTGCCGGTGTAGACGGGCTGAGAGCATTGGGGGACAACAGATGGAACGAACCAAAAGAAAAGGGGAATGCAGACAGGGAAGCCATGGAAGACAGCAAGGGAGGAGAGAGTTTAGAAGCTGAAGTGACCACGGGAATCACTGGTCCAATGCTGCCATTAGGGGGTGCTCTCAGTGAAGATGATTCAGCATGGGGAGCCCCACTTCTGCTGTGGTGATGATGACCTTCTGTGGAAGTTGTGCTGCCGCTCGTAGTAGTATGCCCGTTCTGAGGCAGAAGTAATGGGTGGGAGATGTGGGGGTGATGTCCAAAGGCACTGCCCCAAGGGATGTGTCCAAGCCCTGTATGGGAACTGCTTGCGGCTTCCCTTTGAGAGGCGTAATTATTCAGGTGAGACACAAGGCGGACACGGAGAGGATCAGAAGTGTCCAGACCTTCGATGATGCTCAGGTAGCGGGCAACTTCGGCCAAACACTCTCGGAAGCCCAGACTTCGATAGTCCATAGCAAGAGCGTGAGCATCAAAGTAGCCTGGAAGAAAGGAACAGAAGGAAGAGTGATGTCTTAAGCAAGGGCAGCTCGTTCCATTCCTCATTTGTGGGCGCCTCTCTCAAGAAAATGGGTTTTCTCCAGGGCATGCCTCACTAAAGATGTGCTACTCCACATTCACTTTATAGAAACCCATGAACAATAGAAATACTGAAGCAAAGTGTCAGGCAAGTACACTTCCCGTCTCATTGTGACTGTgcccataatttttattttattttatattccacctttcttccaccatggaacccaaggcagcataTAGGTGCAAAGCTGATTATTTCAAGAAGCCAAATCTCATGAGAACAGGATCCAGAATTCAGTGATCTGCTCCAAGTCCACACAGACCCAACCTCAAAACAGCCAATAAGCATTTGTGATGTTCTCAGCAAAAAGTCTAAACGCCAGTTAAAAGTCCACAATCAATCAAGATACTCTGAAGCACAAACTCCAGGGTTTTTTTATGGGATTGTTCTGCAGTTACTGGGTTATGAAGTACAGTCCAAGATTTGCTGCTACTATCCACCAGTATATAGTTTATTACAAGCTTAATAACAACATATTAAACATTtggaatgacacacacacacacacacacatatatatatatgcgcacacATACTGCTCTCTTCTTCCATACCTCTTTTACCATGGCAAACAATTATTTTGTTAAATGTATGTCCTGTCTTTTGGCCCATCAGGAGCCTTCAATGTGGCTCACGGATTATAATGTTAGCAGCTCAGCTACCAACAGCCTTTAGGATActagaacaaaatgaaaaatactaAATGGCTGAGCCAATGACACGTACATGAGATCCAGTGCCTTTGGCACACAGGAATTAGCTGAAGATTCCTGCAGCCAAAGGGAAATCATGCACAGCCGGATTCTTCGCAAACTTAATTGGCTGTACTTTCCACTGAAGTTAGCAAACGAACACAAAATTGTGCTTGCCAAACACAAATACTTGCTGCCCTTCAGGTGAGATCCACACCTCACTTATTTTGAAGTAGACCTTTTACCATTTAGACGGCTAGGTAGTAAGCAGGCTGCAGATGTGCTGCTAGCTAAAGCTCAGAGGGTGGCTAAATTTTGAACAAATctattataacacacacacacacacacacacacacacacagtgggacCTGCAATGAGATGTTGCAGTGCCAGCCATGCTCTTTCCAGGATACTCCAATCCATTCCCCTTCTTTGCCCACTCCTCCCTGCAACAGTCAGTCAACATCCCATGCCCATTCTTCCCTGAGCTGTTGTGGgaggacccccccacacacacaccttaaggGCTTTCCCTGACTTTTTAATGCTTCCGGAAACCTTGGGGCTCCCCCAAATTCAACAACGATGCTTCACTTTGGCTACCTAGGGAACCACACTCAGAAAATCCGATGGGGATTAGTATACAGAATTGACTTCCATGCCAGGTTAAGGACCTTACCTTTCCCCCCTGCTGTGTGCAACATTTTCAGGTGATCCACAGTCATCTGCAGGATTTCAGCTTTCTCCAGTTTAGCTGATCCCTAAGGAATTGAAGGCAAAGATCAACATAAAGGCAGCTGGATTCAAGcctagggaaggaggcagcacaGAAATAGCACATTGCTGCCCAATAATACTGCACCCAAGTTGCAGCAGCCCACCCCTCACATACACAGAGGGCTGCCTCAAAATTACCTGCTTTTCAAAAGCACTAGGCACCAGCCTCCTCAGCTCTGACAAGCTATTGTTGATCCGATCCCTGCGGCGTTTTTCAATAATCTGAAAGGGaagcaggaatttttttttcaagGGGGCTTCAAGCAGAGCAGAAAGAGAAGGGACTTCAAGCAAAGCAAAAAGAGACCTACCCCCCTGCGTCTTTTCCGAGCCAGAATTTGGGAAGTGGTGGTTGGAGACATGGAACCTGGAGCGGAGCTCAAGTTTCTGAAACCAGCAAGAAAGAAATCGGGCATCAATACTGAGAAGGCACAGAAAAGGAGTGAGGTTGGGGAGCAgtgatttccaaaggaaacagctGGAAAGCCTGTAGGCACAGAAATAGTTGAAGCGCAGAAACGCCTGGATAATCCCAGGTAACCCAGTGCCAAATGCAGAGCATGGGCAGCAGGAGCATGGTTTAATTTGTGCAAAGACCTATCCTTTTTCTCCCGTTTTCAATGCCAATATTCGCCATCTGGCCCTGTGCCACCAAGCAAGTGTGTGTCAGGTTGCAGCCGCAGTCTTCCGGAAAGTGAGAAGACGACCTAGAACGAGGTTGCCTTGAGTGCGTGCAGAATGCCTTTCCTTCGCCACCAAATGAATCTAGCCAGAAGCACCCTCCTCTCCTTAAAATAAAGGCGTCCAAATCAAGAGGGTGAGATCCGTCGCCCCACCCGATTCCCCcgtatgttttgttttaatgtaccAACAAATTCACTAGGAAATAAATTGAGTGTACAGTAATTATGGAACCGGCTTTTTAGCAAAAGGCAATCAAGGGGCCGTACCGAAGACGGTAGCGTTTGGTTACTCTGAATTAACTCCCGCTGAGCGTGACCGGGTTTACTCCCGGGGAAGTGCGCACAGGATCGAAGCCGCAGCAGGGGCGGCCGCGGAGATGGTTGTCTCTGCGGGTCAGCAGCGGGAGTTTGCCTGCCCGGAGCTACAGCTTCAACCCTGCACCTGGCACAGACCAACTCGGACTAAGTGCCGCTGCTGTGCCACTGGCTGGGGACCCCTCCCGGCCTACCGCACACGGGCAGGCAGCGCCTCCCCGCGCCCCGACCCCCCAGCACCCTCACCCATTCTCGTCTCCGCTCTCCTTCTCCACTTCGATGGGCTCATCCAGCTCCTCGCTGTCGGAGGAGCTGTAGTCCGGGTGCGAGCGCttcatgctgctgctgccggaTCCCTCTAAACAACCGTCCGGAATGGGGAGGAGAggtcctgctcctgctgcccgCCTGGTGCGAACCAGCGGCGATTCCCCGGTGCCAGCTCAGCGCGCCCTCTGCTCCCACCGCCGACGCCGCTCGCCCTCTGGCTCCGTCTCCCCCATCGCGTTCCCACGCTTCGCCTCTTACCCGGGGGAGGGGCAGCCTGGGAGGCGCGCCAAGCGCTCCCGGCTCCAGGCAACTCCGAGCAGCCGACATACCGCCCTGGCGCCTCCGATTGGCTGCGCCATCGCCGCCCTGAGCCAATGGCCGTCGACTCAGGGAGATGCTCGACGGCACGCCCTCTCGCCCGCCGCCGCGCATTGGCTGGAAGCGTTCGGGTTTGCTACACGGCCGCGTTCGAAGCTCCTCTCCCGTTCCCTCCTCCGCCTCCGCCCACGCCGACCTCCCCGCGCTTGTGCAACTGGCTGGGCTCGGGGCCAGTTGGGGGCCTGCGGAGCCACACGCGTGGCCGGGCGGCCGTGGGAAAGTTGCTCTGTGCCCGGCTGGCGGCCAAGCggggccggcggcggcggcggcactgaGCGGGGCGTGCAGGAGCGGCGGCTGCCGCGTGTGAACCTCCCCTGGGCGCGGGGTGGAGCGGCGGTGGCACTCGGGCCAACGGCGGCTGTTGCGCTGAGTTGCCTGTTCTCAGCCACCGGCGCCGCGGCGCGGAGCCCAGCCGGGAATGAGCCCGAGGGATCGCTAACAACTCGGGAGCCTGCGATTCGCTCTCCGGCTTTGCCTGCTTTCGGGCATTTGTTACGCTTGCGATGAAGAATCGCTTGTAGGTTCAGCAGCAGCACTTAAGCGTTTTAGAAAATGTCGTGCAGCCCGCAGTTCGTGCACACTTCCTGACTGCGACTGGTAGCAATTCTCTACACATTTGCCAGCGAGTAAACTGCATTCAAAACAATGGAAAGTTGCTCCGAGTAGACTGGTATAGTTGTGCTCTGTATCGCAAGCCGGTAACTTATTTGACGTGTGAACTTACTATCTCTTCAAACTCTATGCTTTTCTGTAGAGTCAAGTTTACATACCCCTTTCAGTTGCTAAATACATGTCAATCAAGTGACATGCTAGTTATTTCATAATTCAGAGGACACTAGACTAAACTGAATGTTTTGTGTGTATATAAAATTAACCATAAATATGGGCTGCACTTTaggtggggagagggaattgGCTGTGCTCATTCAGCAAGGCAATTGTGAACTGAGTTGTCCCCAACCTTGTCTGCAAAGTAGACGTGAGCCAGAAAACCATTCATTGTAGATAATGATCTGAAATCATGTAGTTCTGTTCATGAAAAAGTTGGGCTGGCCCTACTTTGTACCTGGGTGGACGATTTGCAAAACCCCATGACGGTCAGCCTTtgttcctatgaggaaaggttggtaaataaaatacataaagatGAAACCATCCTTGCAGCCCAAGCTGTGACATTGGCATGTAAACCTCCATGCTGCCTCTACTGTCGCCTGCAAACTACTGATAATCTTTCTTTGGCACTAAAATGCTCAGACTCTATAAACCCCGAGGTACGCATGTCCCTAAATATGTTTGTGTTAAATCGCTTACTGCATTTAATCATAGAAGTTGGTTGTAACGATTTTACAATGATCACATCTGCTTTCTGTGCTTACTGCTCTGCTTGATTTAAGAGACCTCCGAGATTCTTTTAGGCTCTTTTCTAGGCACTTCAAAGGGAATTTATGGGGACAACTGACATCTAGGCATGCCTGTGTAAGTACTTGCAGATGAAGCAGATAGGATACTGAAGGGAATGATTACCTGGATCTTATAGGCCAGCTTGACAGATTCTAACCTGGACATTCTGCCAATCACATGCCTTTTCTCTGGCCTGTTGTCAGGCAAAGGGAATCCTGGTgcagcaaggcaggaatcctGGTGCTGCCCTGGTACCTCCAAGCCTTTCTAGGGTTAACATATTTCAAaatgaaaatccggacacaaaagttgttgagctttttttttttaagttttgcccAAAACtttctgagctatttttaagggaaatcgccaaaatctagacttctgacatgggctg from Lacerta agilis isolate rLacAgi1 chromosome 7, rLacAgi1.pri, whole genome shotgun sequence includes the following:
- the HEY1 gene encoding hairy/enhancer-of-split related with YRPW motif protein 1 — translated: MKRSHPDYSSSDSEELDEPIEVEKESGDENGNLSSAPGSMSPTTTSQILARKRRRGIIEKRRRDRINNSLSELRRLVPSAFEKQGSAKLEKAEILQMTVDHLKMLHTAGGKGYFDAHALAMDYRSLGFRECLAEVARYLSIIEGLDTSDPLRVRLVSHLNNYASQREAASSSHTGLGHIPWGSAFGHHPHISHPLLLPQNGHTTTSGSTTSTEGHHHHSRSGAPHAESSSLRAPPNGSIGPVIPVVTSASKLSPPLLSSMASLSAFPFSFGSFHLLSPNALSPSTPAQSAGLGKPYRPWGTEIGAF